One Vigna unguiculata cultivar IT97K-499-35 chromosome 7, ASM411807v1, whole genome shotgun sequence genomic region harbors:
- the LOC114192213 gene encoding uncharacterized protein LOC114192213 has protein sequence MEQDSCIGKVMKLSHVLAVSTAGLIAAVTATAFSHYWWRERVRGEHRKNNKLIPLLQRTESGRLGEIEKFSHYFARQMGFEDPSEVPELCILAQEYLRKSKEYDENIYEYISQINDDDTDSLYMKLVDEFERCILSYLAFHWNQATSLISLALSVESRHKKKLKEILLAASRKQRFARVSKNLQVTRVFSTLVDEMKAINGDLQHSDVMVPMALSERSPVLLFMGGGMGAGKSTVLKDILKEPFWSGAASNAVVVEADAFKESDVIYRALSSRGHHDDMLQTAELVHQSSTDAASSLLVTALNEGRDVIMDGTLSWEPFVEQTIDMARNVHKYRYRMGVGYKVEEDGTITENYWEQVDNTEEDQSKEMSNGESHTRKPYRIELVGVVCDGYLAVVRAIRRAIMTGRAVRVNSQLKSHKRFANAFPGYCKLVDNARLYSTNVVGGPPKLIGWKDGDHNLLIDPEEFKCLETLRNLNPEADSIHELHKEPNLIMKPGSVWGDIILSPSRTAVQKELRESIKKIEKPS, from the exons ATGGAGCAAG ACAGTTGTATCGGAAAAGTAATGAAGTTGTCACATGTTCTTGCTGTCTCGACGGCGGGTTTAATTGCCGCCGTCACTGCCACGGCCTTCAGCCACTACTGGTGGAGGGAGAGGGTAAGAGGAGAACATAGGAAGAACAACAAGTTGATTCCACTACTGCAAAGGACCGAATCTGGTCGTCTTGGAGAGATCGAAAAGTTCTCCCACTATTTTG CAAGACAAATGGGATTTGAAGATCCTAGTGAGGTTCCTGAACTATGCATATTGGCCCAGGAGTATTTGAGAAAGTCCAAAGAATATGATGAAAACATCTATGAATATATTTCCCAGATCAATGATGACGACACTGATTCTCTGTATATGAAATTGGTTGACGAGTTTGAGCGATGCATTCTCAGTTATTTAGCATTTCACTGGAACCAAGCTACATCTCTTATTAGTCTG GCTTTAAGTGTCGAGTCTCGACACAAAAAGAAACTCAAAGAAATTTTATTGGCAGCTTCaag GAAACAGAGGTTTGCAAGAGTAAGCAAGAATTTGCAGGTGACAAGAGTGTTTTCTACTTTGGTGGATGAGATGAAAGCAATAAACGGTGACTTGCAACATTCAGACGTGATGGTGCCCATGGCCTTGAGTGAGAGGAGTCCAGTTTTGTTATTCATGGGAGGTGGTATGGGAGCTGGAAAGAGCACTGTGCTTAAAGACATTCTTAAAGA GCCATTTTGGTCTGGGGCAGCTTCAAATGCTGTGGTGGTTGAGGCAGATGCATTTAAGGAGAGTGACGTCATATATAGGGCTCTTAGCTCCAGAGGTCATCATGATGACATGCTCCAAACGGCTGAATTG GTGCATCAATCTTCCACTGATGCTGCATCATCTCTGTTGGTGACAGCTCTTAATGAGGGAAGAGATGTAATCATGGATGGTACCTTATCATGGGAGCCATTTGTGGAACAGACTATTGACATGGCAAGAAATGTTCATAAGTACAGATACAGAATGGGAGTAGGATATAAAGTAGAAGAAGATGGAACAATCACTGAAAATTACTGGGAGCAAGTAGATAACACAGAAGAAGATCAATCAAAGGAAATGTCTAATGGAGAATCACACACGCGGAAGCCTTACAGAATTGAGCTAGTTGGTGTGGTTTGTGATGGCTATCTTGCTGTTGTTAGAGCCATTAG gagAGCTATCATGACGGGAAGGGCAGTAAGAGTTAATTCCCAGTTGAAATCTCACAAAAGATTTGCTAATGCATTTCCAGGATACTGCAAACTTGTTGATAATGCCAGACTCTATTCCACAAATGTTGTTGGTGGTCCACCAAAG CTTATAGGGTGGAAGGATGGTGATCACAATCTACTTATAGATCCTGAAGAATTCAAATGCTTGGAAACATTACGCAATTTGAATCCTGAAGCTGATTCCATCCACGAACTTCATAAAGAACCCAATCTCATAATGAAACCTGGTTCTGTTTGGGGTGATATCATTCTGTCACCTTCAAGGACAGCTGTTCAAAAAGAATTGAGGGAATCcattaagaaaatagaaaaaccatcctaa
- the LOC114192240 gene encoding uncharacterized protein LOC114192240 isoform X2, with amino-acid sequence MGLEESEVPALCRLADEYLIKWKECEESVVEYFADQKDPTLSGKLIDEFERCILSYLAFHWDHASYVISQVLNAESPQKIELKKYVLAATREQRFERVSRNLKVTRVFATLVEEMKAINVDSQKTNDTTSGVQNERSPVLLFMGGGMGAGKSTVLKNILKESFWSGTASNPVVVEADAFKERDVIFKALSSRGHHDDMLQTAELVHQSSTDAASSLLVTALNEGRDVIMDGTLSWEPFVEQTIAMTRNVHKYKYRMGVGYKVSEDGTIIAENYWEQVNEGHQPHTRKPYRIELVGVVCDGYLAVVRGIRRAIMTRRAVRVNSQLKSHQRFANAFPKYCKLVDDARLYCTNAIGGPPKLIWWKDVDHDAPDVNEIDCLKMMDRVNVEADSIYELYKEPSLIMRPGSVWKDIVLSPSRSNDQKKLRKSIQKTEKSIRKQ; translated from the exons ATGGGATTGGAAGAGAGCGAGGTTCCAGCACTGTGCAGATTGGCAGATGAATATCTGATAAAGTGGAAGGAATGTGAGGAAAGTGTTGTTGAATATTTTGCTGATCAAAAGGACCCCACTTTATCAGGAAAATTGATCGATGAGTTTGAGCGATGCATCCTCAGTTATCTTGCATTTCATTGGGACCACGCTTCTTATGTCATTAGTCAG GTATTGAACGCCGAGTCACCGCAGAAAATAGAGCTAAAAAAGTATGTATTGGCGGCTACAAG AGAACAGAGGTTTGAGAGAGTGAGCAGAAATCTGAAAGTGACAAGAGTGTTTGCTACTTTAGTCGAAGAAATGAAAGCAATAAATGTCGATTCACAAAAGACGAATGACACAACCTCCGGCGTCCAGAATGAGAGAAGTCCGGTGCTTTTATTCATGGGAGGTGGCATGGGAGCTGGAAAAAGCACAGTTCTTAAAAACATTCTTAAAGA GTCATTTTGGTCGGGAACAGCTTCAAATCCTGTGGTAGTCGAGGCAGATGCGTTTAAGGAGCGTGACGTCATATTCAAAGCCCTTAGTTCTAGAGGTCATCATGATGACATGCTCCAAACTGCCGAACTT GTGCATCAATCATCCACTGATGCTGCATCGTCTCTGCTGGTGACAGCTTTAAATGAAGGTCGAGATGTTATTATGGATGGTACCTTATCATGGGAACCATTTGTGGAGCAAACTATTGCTATGACAAGAAATGTTCACAAATATAAATATCGAATGGGAGTAGGGTATAAAGTATCAGAAGACGGCACGATAATTGCTGAAAATTACTGGGAGCAAGTAAACGAGGGACATCAACCACACACACGAAAGCCTTATAGAATTGAGCTAGTTGGTGTGGTTTGTGATGGATATCTTGCCGTTGTTAGGGGGATTAG GAGAGCTATCATGACAAGGAGGGCAGTGAGGGTCAATTCACAGTTGAAATCTCACCAAAGATTTGCCAATGCATTTCCTAAATATTGCAAACTTGTGGATGATGCCAGGCTTTATTGCACAAATGCTATTGGTGGTCCACCAAAG CTCATATGGTGGAAGGATGTTGATCATGATGCGCCAGATGTCAACGAAATAGATTGCTTGAAAATGATGGACAGAGTCAATGTTGAAGCTGATTCCATCTACGAACTTTACAAGGAACCGAGTCTTATAATGAGACCGGGTTCTGTTTGGAAAGACATTGTTCTTTCGCCTTCAAGGTCTAATGatcaaaagaaattaaggaaatCCATTCAGAAAACAGAAAAATCCATCAGAAAACAATAA
- the LOC114192240 gene encoding uncharacterized protein LOC114192240 isoform X1 — MQLQDGSVGKMISFIASHVVTASFAGIISEQSREVVDHNIIPHLRTSDSGRLIKIEKFSHYVARQMGLEESEVPALCRLADEYLIKWKECEESVVEYFADQKDPTLSGKLIDEFERCILSYLAFHWDHASYVISQVLNAESPQKIELKKYVLAATREQRFERVSRNLKVTRVFATLVEEMKAINVDSQKTNDTTSGVQNERSPVLLFMGGGMGAGKSTVLKNILKESFWSGTASNPVVVEADAFKERDVIFKALSSRGHHDDMLQTAELVHQSSTDAASSLLVTALNEGRDVIMDGTLSWEPFVEQTIAMTRNVHKYKYRMGVGYKVSEDGTIIAENYWEQVNEGHQPHTRKPYRIELVGVVCDGYLAVVRGIRRAIMTRRAVRVNSQLKSHQRFANAFPKYCKLVDDARLYCTNAIGGPPKLIWWKDVDHDAPDVNEIDCLKMMDRVNVEADSIYELYKEPSLIMRPGSVWKDIVLSPSRSNDQKKLRKSIQKTEKSIRKQ, encoded by the exons atgcagTTGCAAG ATGGTTCTGTCGGTAAAATGATAAGCTTCATAGCCTCACATGTCGTCACTGCGTCCTTCGCCGGAATAATTTCTGAGCAGTCAAGGGAGGTCGTAGACCACAACATCATTCCCCACCTACGCACATCAGATTCTGGCCGTCTCATCAAGATTGAGAAGTTCTCTCACTATGTCG CTAGGCAAATGGGATTGGAAGAGAGCGAGGTTCCAGCACTGTGCAGATTGGCAGATGAATATCTGATAAAGTGGAAGGAATGTGAGGAAAGTGTTGTTGAATATTTTGCTGATCAAAAGGACCCCACTTTATCAGGAAAATTGATCGATGAGTTTGAGCGATGCATCCTCAGTTATCTTGCATTTCATTGGGACCACGCTTCTTATGTCATTAGTCAG GTATTGAACGCCGAGTCACCGCAGAAAATAGAGCTAAAAAAGTATGTATTGGCGGCTACAAG AGAACAGAGGTTTGAGAGAGTGAGCAGAAATCTGAAAGTGACAAGAGTGTTTGCTACTTTAGTCGAAGAAATGAAAGCAATAAATGTCGATTCACAAAAGACGAATGACACAACCTCCGGCGTCCAGAATGAGAGAAGTCCGGTGCTTTTATTCATGGGAGGTGGCATGGGAGCTGGAAAAAGCACAGTTCTTAAAAACATTCTTAAAGA GTCATTTTGGTCGGGAACAGCTTCAAATCCTGTGGTAGTCGAGGCAGATGCGTTTAAGGAGCGTGACGTCATATTCAAAGCCCTTAGTTCTAGAGGTCATCATGATGACATGCTCCAAACTGCCGAACTT GTGCATCAATCATCCACTGATGCTGCATCGTCTCTGCTGGTGACAGCTTTAAATGAAGGTCGAGATGTTATTATGGATGGTACCTTATCATGGGAACCATTTGTGGAGCAAACTATTGCTATGACAAGAAATGTTCACAAATATAAATATCGAATGGGAGTAGGGTATAAAGTATCAGAAGACGGCACGATAATTGCTGAAAATTACTGGGAGCAAGTAAACGAGGGACATCAACCACACACACGAAAGCCTTATAGAATTGAGCTAGTTGGTGTGGTTTGTGATGGATATCTTGCCGTTGTTAGGGGGATTAG GAGAGCTATCATGACAAGGAGGGCAGTGAGGGTCAATTCACAGTTGAAATCTCACCAAAGATTTGCCAATGCATTTCCTAAATATTGCAAACTTGTGGATGATGCCAGGCTTTATTGCACAAATGCTATTGGTGGTCCACCAAAG CTCATATGGTGGAAGGATGTTGATCATGATGCGCCAGATGTCAACGAAATAGATTGCTTGAAAATGATGGACAGAGTCAATGTTGAAGCTGATTCCATCTACGAACTTTACAAGGAACCGAGTCTTATAATGAGACCGGGTTCTGTTTGGAAAGACATTGTTCTTTCGCCTTCAAGGTCTAATGatcaaaagaaattaaggaaatCCATTCAGAAAACAGAAAAATCCATCAGAAAACAATAA